In Rhodobacter xanthinilyticus, a single window of DNA contains:
- a CDS encoding TetR/AcrR family transcriptional regulator produces MRKAEIVATVLEMADRIGPDRVTTAAVAERIGVTQAALFRHFPSKAELWAAVAEQVTDTLATAWGAALEDVSDPLERVRALVAAQLAVIARTPAIPMLLFSRELTIENEVLRGAFQERLGAFHEMLAADLAAAQAQGRIPAELVPRDIAHLLSSLVQGAAIRWALGERKTSMEETGLALLDVQLRLLQRQEGSRRDA; encoded by the coding sequence ATGCGCAAGGCCGAGATCGTCGCGACCGTTCTCGAGATGGCTGACCGGATCGGCCCGGATCGGGTGACCACAGCTGCGGTTGCAGAACGGATCGGGGTGACCCAGGCGGCGCTGTTTCGGCACTTCCCATCCAAGGCAGAGCTATGGGCAGCCGTCGCCGAACAGGTCACCGACACGCTCGCGACGGCTTGGGGGGCGGCCCTCGAAGATGTGTCGGATCCGCTGGAGCGGGTGCGGGCGTTGGTGGCGGCGCAGCTTGCGGTGATTGCGCGCACGCCGGCGATCCCGATGCTTCTGTTCTCGCGCGAATTGACGATCGAGAATGAGGTGCTGCGCGGCGCCTTCCAGGAACGCCTCGGCGCATTTCACGAAATGCTTGCGGCGGACCTCGCTGCGGCTCAGGCGCAAGGACGGATCCCGGCCGAACTCGTGCCGCGTGATATCGCCCATCTGCTGAGCTCGCTTGTCCAGGGTGCCGCGATCAGATGGGCCCTCGGGGAGCGCAAGACATCCATGGAAGAAACGGGGCTGGCGCTGCTCGATGTGCAGTTGCGCCTGCTGCAACGGCAGGAAGGATCGCGGAGAGATGCGTAG
- a CDS encoding efflux RND transporter periplasmic adaptor subunit: MQVLAPQTDLTLRIYGLGNVEARVLSAVGFELGGAVQSLSADAGDRVAAGQELAVLHSEEQQARVLQAGAGVAAARAALAKAEAALPRAQAVLSQREAANARQQELARADRASKQNAEEAQRDLDVARADLAVAEAELMVLRAQLAEADANLRSAHTLLDQHALTAPYDALIIARKAEAGTVVKAGDTIFSLIDPQTIWIQAYIDEERAGQLALGQRGSIRLRSRPQQAFHGEIARIGLESDRVNEERKVWLTCSDCPAEMYLGEQAEVLVAIGHRDRALMVPEVDIAGFDGASGTIWITQDGALARAKVQFGARDDLGRAEVTGGLPDGAKVISPVPKGAVEGRKVRIEAGA; the protein is encoded by the coding sequence GTGCAGGTGCTCGCGCCGCAGACGGACCTCACGCTTCGGATTTATGGTCTTGGAAATGTCGAGGCGCGTGTGCTGAGCGCCGTTGGTTTCGAGCTCGGTGGCGCGGTGCAGAGCTTGTCCGCCGATGCGGGGGATCGTGTTGCGGCCGGGCAGGAACTGGCCGTGCTGCATTCCGAGGAGCAACAGGCTCGCGTTCTCCAGGCCGGGGCCGGGGTGGCCGCCGCGCGCGCGGCGCTCGCCAAGGCGGAGGCTGCTCTGCCCCGGGCTCAGGCGGTTCTGTCGCAGCGAGAAGCGGCCAATGCGCGCCAGCAGGAACTGGCGCGCGCCGACCGGGCCTCGAAGCAAAACGCTGAGGAGGCACAGCGTGATCTCGATGTCGCGCGCGCCGATCTCGCGGTGGCGGAGGCCGAGCTGATGGTGCTGCGCGCGCAACTGGCCGAGGCAGACGCGAACTTGCGCTCGGCCCACACGCTTCTCGATCAGCACGCCCTCACCGCGCCCTATGACGCCCTGATCATTGCGCGCAAGGCCGAGGCCGGGACCGTGGTCAAGGCGGGGGACACGATCTTCAGCCTGATTGATCCGCAAACGATCTGGATCCAAGCCTATATCGACGAAGAGCGCGCGGGGCAGCTTGCGCTGGGGCAACGGGGAAGCATCCGTCTTCGCTCGCGCCCGCAGCAGGCGTTTCACGGGGAAATAGCGCGTATCGGATTGGAGAGTGACCGCGTCAACGAGGAGCGCAAGGTGTGGCTCACCTGTTCCGACTGCCCCGCCGAAATGTATCTTGGCGAACAGGCTGAGGTCTTGGTCGCCATCGGTCATCGAGATCGGGCCCTGATGGTGCCAGAGGTCGATATCGCGGGTTTCGATGGCGCCTCGGGAACGATCTGGATCACGCAAGATGGTGCGCTCGCACGGGCAAAGGTGCAGTTCGGGGCGCGTGACGATTTGGGG